One Helianthus annuus cultivar XRQ/B chromosome 7, HanXRQr2.0-SUNRISE, whole genome shotgun sequence genomic region harbors:
- the LOC110929794 gene encoding uncharacterized protein LOC110929794 — MGLLELDRYIADDLFLFINPDMVSVKVMRDTLELFTRMSGLTPNLAKSTTFFCNVSQVVKQEIRSLLPFQEGELPVKYLGVPLISTKLMYKDCKILVDRVDKKIDHWMNKTLSFAGRLQLIKSVISAMHIYWASVFMLPARIIGDIEKRMRNFLWSGGLNKVSHPKVAWKNVCLPKTEGGLGVRRIQDMNKALLANHVWSILLKRESLWVKWVHSYRIKGKNFWDIPLRGSMTWGWRKILNLRASIRQFTWYEIGNGQSTNAWHDNWCNHSPLGAFITPRRIHGAGFNMSSRVADLVSHRSEWTWPSSWLQLYPGLMSLVPPILNQNAPDKLIWKDRDAKHREFSTYEAWDNVRSRGEEVLWAELVWFSQCIPRHSFHMWLVIKNKLKVIEQMALATLGDIGDLLKP, encoded by the coding sequence ATGGGTCTGTTAGAACTTGACAGATACATTGCCGATGATCTTTTCCTGTTTATTAACCCGGACATGGTCTCTGTTAAAGTGATGCGTGATACATTGGAATTGTTTACTAGAATGTCGGGACTAACTCCGAATCTAGCTAAAAGTACTACATTCTTTTGCAATGTCTCTCAGGTGGTCAAGCAGGAAATTCGGTCGCTATTGCCGTTTCAAGAGGGAGAGCTCCCTGTGAAGTATTTGGGAGTGCCTCTTATATCTACTAAGCTTATGTATAAGGATTGCAAGATTCTTGTGGACCGGGTAGATAAAAAGATCGATCATTGGATGAATAAAACTCTTTCTTTTGCGGGTAGACTCCAACTGATTAAATCAGTCATATCGGCTATGCATATTTATTGGGCATCTGTGTTTATGCTTCCAGCGCGTATTATTGGTGATATTGAAAAGCGTATGCGGAATTTTCTATGGAGCGGGGGGCTGAATAAAGTTAGCCATCCTAAAGTGGCATGGAAAAATGTTTGTCTTCCTAAGACGGAAGGGGGATTGggtgttcgaaggatccaggataTGAATAAAGCTCTTCTCGCTAATCATGTTTGGAGTATTTTGCTTAAAAGGGAGTCGTTGTGGGTTAAATGGGTCCATTCTTACAGGATTAAGGGCAAGAACTTTTGGGATATTCCGTTGCGGGGTAGCATGACTTGGGGGTGGCGGAAAATTCTTAACCTTCGTGCTTCTATTCGCCAGTTTACTTGGTATGAGATTGGTAATGGCCAGAGCACGAATGCATGGCATGATAACTGGTGTAATCATAGTCCTTTGGGAGCCTTCATTACGCCAAGACGCATACATGGGGCGGGATTTAATATGAGTTCTAGAGTTGCGGATCTTGTCAGTCACCGTAGTGAGTGGACATGGCCTAGCTCGTGGCTTCAGCTATATCCGGGTTTGATGAGTCTTGTGCCGCCTATTCTGAATCAAAATGCTCCGGATAAGTTGATATGGAAGGATAGAGATGCTAAGCATAGGGAGTTCAGTACTTATGAAGCCTGGGATAACGTTCGTTCGCGGGGGGAAGAGGTTCTTTGGGCTGAGCTGGTGTGGTTTTCTCAGTGTATCCCGAGGCATTCGTTTCACATGTGGCTTGTTATAAAAAATAAGCTCAAAGTAATAGAACAAATGGCTCTGGCGACTCTGGGCGATATTGGCGATCTACTGAAACCCTAA
- the LOC110929636 gene encoding uncharacterized protein LOC110929636 yields the protein MGIWDAGSATNLNLMCCPLCWNGKDSRDHLFFQCSFGLQVWNLVKDLAYMETVDANWDSIMNWFYHNPSGKSSEFLVGKMVVAASTYFIWQERNNRLFSTKQREATLIANIILHTVRMKLMTFKPGRGSKSPLLLERWKFQVKTMSIDPG from the coding sequence ATGGGGATATGGGACGCAGGTAGTGCAACTAATTTAAACCTTATGTGTTGTCCGCTTTGCTGGAACGGTAAAGATTCTCGTGATCACTTATTTTTCCAATGCTCGTTTGGGTTGCAAGTGTGGAATTTGGTTAAAGATTTGGCGTACATGGAAACAGTCGATGCCAATTGGGATTCTATTATGAATTGGTTTTATCATAATCCTTCGGGTAAGTCGTCAGAATTTTTAGTTGGTAAAATGGTTGTTGCGGCTTCAACTTATTTTATATGGCAAGAGAGGAACAATAGATTATTTTCTACAAAGCAGCGGGAGGCTACCTTGATTGCAAATATTATTCTCCATACGGTCCGCATGAAGTTGATGACGTTCAAGCCAGGGAGAGGATCCAAGAGTCCGTTATTGCTAGAGCGGTGGAAGTTCCAAGTCAAGACTATGAGCATTGATCCGGGCTAG